One genomic window of Camelina sativa cultivar DH55 chromosome 5, Cs, whole genome shotgun sequence includes the following:
- the LOC104787362 gene encoding linoleate 9S-lipoxygenase 1-like (The sequence of the model RefSeq protein was modified relative to this genomic sequence to represent the inferred CDS: added 62 bases not found in genome assembly) has translation MIGELVDLLTGGGSDETTTKKVKGTVVLMKKNVLDFNDFNASFLDRLHEFLGNKITLRLISSDVTDSANGSKGKLGKAAHLEDWITPITSLTAGESAFKVTFDYDSDFGYPGAFLIRNSHFSEFFLKSLTLEDVPGHGRVHYICNSWIYPAKHYTKDRVFFSNKTYLPHETPATLLKYREEELVELRGTGEGELKEWDRVYDYAYYNDLGVPPKNPRPVLGGTQEYPYPRRGRTGRKPTNEDPQTESRLPITSSLNIYVPRDERFGHLKMSDFLAYALKAIAQIIQPALEAVFDKTPNEFDSFEDVLKIYEEGIDLPNQALIDSIVKNIPLEMLKEIFRTDGQKFLKYPVPQVIKEDKTAWRTDEEFAREMLAGLNPVVIQLLQEFPPKSKLDSELYGNQNSTITKSHIEKSLDGLTVDEALEKERLFILDHHDTLMPYLRRINTTTTKTYASRTLLFLKDDGTLKPLVIELSLPHPDGDKLGALSEVYTPGEGVYDSLWQLAKAFVGVNDSGNHQLISHWTQTHASIEPFVIATNRQLSVLHPVFKLLEPHFRDTMNINALARQILINGGGIFEITVFPSKYAMEMSSFIYKNHWTFPDQALPTELKKRGMAVDDPEAPHGLRLRIKDYPYAVDGLEVWYAIESWVRDYISLFYKTDEDIQRDSELQAWWKEVREEGHGDKKSEPWWPKMQNREELVESCTIIIWVASALHAAVNFGQYPIAGYLPNRPTISRQFMPKENTPEFAQLEKNPDKVFFKTITAQLQTLLGISLIEILSTHSSDEVYLGQRDSKEWAAEKEALDAFEKFGEKVKEIEKNMDERNDDVNLKNRTGLVKMPYTLLFPTSEGGVTGRGIPNSVSI, from the exons ATGATCGGAGAACTTGTGGATCTGTTAACCGGCGGCGGAAGTGATgaaacgacgacgaagaaggtgAAAGGAACGGTggttctgatgaagaagaacgtCCTCGATTTCAACGATTTCAACGCTTCGTTCCTCGATCGTCT caaacgGTTCTAAAGGGAAACTAGGGAAGGCTGCTCATCTGGAGGATTGGATCACACCAATCACGTCTTTAACCGCAGGCGAATCAGCCTTTAAGGTCACGTTCGACTACGACAGCGATTTTGGTTACCCTGGAGCGTTCTTGATTAGAAACAGCCACTTCAGCGAATTTTTTCTCAAAAGTCTCACACTTGAAGACGTTCCAGGCCATGGCAGGGTCCATTACATATGCAATTCTTGGATTTACCCTGCTAAACACTACACCAAAGACCGAGTTTTCTTCTCCAACAAG ACTTATCTTCCACACGAAACACCTGCAACGCTGCTCAAGTACAGAGAAGAAGAGCTAGTGGAACTGAGAGGAACCGGTGAAGGAGAGCTAAAGGAATGGGACAGAGTTTATGACTATGCTTACTACAACGATTTAGGCGTCCCACCAAAGAACCCACGGCCTGTACTCGGAGGGACACAAGAGTATCCTTAcccaagaagaggaagaaccgGGAGGAAACCAACTAACGAAGATCCTCAAACCGAGAGCAGGTTACCGATCACATCAAgcctaaatatatatgttccgCGAGATGAGAGATTTGGACACTTGAAGATGTCTGATTTCCTTGCTTACGCTCTGAAAGCAATTGCTCAGATTATCCAGCCTGCACTTGAGGCTGTGTTCGACAAGACTCCTAAtgagtttgattcttttgaaGATGTTCTTAAGATATACGAAGAAGGAATCGATCTACCAAACCAGGCTTTGATTGATAGTATCGTTAAGAATATACCACTTGAGATGTTAAAAGAAATATTCAGAACAGATGGCCAGAAGTTCCTGAAGTATCCAGTGCCTCAGGTCATCAAAG AGGACAAAACTGCATGGAGAACTGATGAGGAATTTGCTAGAGAAATGTTGGCAGGGCTAAACCCTGTTGTTATTCAACTTCTTCAG GAGTTTCCTCCTAAAAGCAAGCTTGACAGTGAATTATACGGTAACCAAAACAGTACAATCACCAAAAGCCACATAGAAAAAAGCTTAGATGGGCTCACTGTTGACGAG GCTCTAGAGAAGGAAAGGTTGTTTATATTGGACCACCATGACACACTGATGCCATACTTGAGACGTATAAACACTACCACGACCAAGACTTATGCATCTAGGACACTTCTGTTTCTGAAAGATGATGGGACTTTGAAGCCATTGGTGATAGAGCTGAGCTTGCCTCATCCTGATGGAGACAAATTAGGAGCATTGAGTGAAGTATATACCCCTGGCGAAGGGGTCTATGACTCGCTGTGGCAGTTGGCAAAGGCTTTTGTGGGCGTAAATGATTCTGGAAATCATCAGCTTATTAGCCACTG gACGCAAACACACGCATCGATTGAACCTTTTGTGATTGCCACGAACAGACAGCTGAGTGTTCTTCACCCGGTTTTTAAGCTCCTTGAACCTCACTTCCGTGATACAATGAACATCAATGCGCTTGCTAG GCAAATCTTGATCAATGGTGGTGGTATCTTTGAGATCACAGTCTTCCCTTCTAAATATGCCATGGAGATGTCATCTTTCATCTACAAGAACCACTGGACCTTTCCTGATCAAGCGTTGCCTACAGAACTTAAAAAGAG AGGGATGGCCGTTGATGACCCAGAAGCACCACATGGGTTACGTCTGAGGATAAAAGACTATCCTTACGCAGTTGATGGGCTTGAGGTTTGGTATGCTATAGAATCATGGGTCAGAGACTACATATCCTTGTTCTATAAGACAGATGAGGATATCCAAAGGGACTCTGAGCTCCAAGCCTGGTGGAAGGAGGTGCGCGAGGAAGGTCATGGAGACAAAAAGTCAGAACCATGGTGGCCTAAAATGCAAAACCGAGAAGAGCTTGTGGAGTCTTGCACCATCATTATATGGGTGGCTTCTGCTCTTCATGCGGCGGTTAACTTCGGACAGTACCCGATTGCTGGATACCTCCCAAACCGACCGACCATAAGCCGTCAGTTCATGCCAAAGGAAAACACTCCAGAGTTTGCACAACTTGAGAAGAACCCTGACAAAGTGTTTTTTAAGACGATCACAGCTCAGCTTCAGACACTTCTTGGTATATCTTTGATTGAGATTCTTTCTACTCATTCGAGCGATGAAGTGTATTTGGGACAGAGAGATTCTAAAGAATGGGCTGCTGAGAAAGAGGCGTTGGATGCGTTTGAGAAGTTTGGTGAGAAGGtaaaagagattgagaagaacATGGATGAGAGGAACGACGATGTGAATCTCAAGAACAGGACTGGTCTGGTTAAGATGCCGTACACTTTATTGTTTCCGACCAGTGAAGGTGGAGTTACTGGCAGAGGAATTCCAAACAGTGTCTCCATATGA